In a genomic window of Sutcliffiella sp. FSL R7-0096:
- a CDS encoding DUF294 nucleotidyltransferase-like domain-containing protein — MDQVSSRLHDVYHSLAEQINMSTTMGLTADPTILRVQDIMQPNQATIQAKTTDTIQSVAEKLSKNSTTTAAIILKNEIIQGIVTMHDFVNRVITSGKSTQDQVQTIMTQNPITIQRTAYYYEALTTMLLNGIKHLPVTSENNQLAGLVTLTDLLQAKQPTAMLQNTETLKSATIEELPQIKQQLYSTLTTMLQQQVPILTTLEVMNTLYDQLISRCIELSVKEMPTAPPTKFCFYLMGSGARKEQFLLTDQDHFLVYENQSDLDNQPNSTTYSGHIATRYFADLSQKIVENLELAGYKRCTGDMMASNQIWRGTLEEWESRLHEWTLKSTNDRLLLAQNFFSYRHIAGDDTLHQQFQQTVTDSLDRAKIFLYRLSQLERENPIPTLEQPIRSMFRRNKKQLDLKKEVLFPYHHSLQILALMHGITYGTPIEKIDQLHEKKILSENFQKDLKASISTILNYYVRNRHQQHQNGEELTSTLMLTTLTTREKEELMLSIRLIKELQSHMLSYY, encoded by the coding sequence TTGGACCAAGTCAGCTCCCGTCTTCATGATGTCTATCACTCACTTGCCGAGCAAATCAACATGAGCACCACCATGGGCCTAACCGCAGACCCGACCATCCTACGAGTACAAGACATCATGCAACCGAACCAAGCAACCATCCAAGCAAAAACAACCGACACCATCCAATCCGTCGCTGAAAAACTATCTAAAAACAGCACCACAACCGCCGCCATCATCCTAAAAAACGAAATAATCCAAGGCATCGTCACCATGCACGACTTCGTCAACAGAGTCATCACTAGCGGCAAAAGCACCCAAGACCAAGTTCAAACCATCATGACCCAAAACCCGATCACCATCCAAAGGACCGCCTATTACTACGAAGCACTCACCACCATGCTTCTAAACGGCATCAAACACCTACCAGTCACAAGCGAAAATAACCAATTAGCAGGACTCGTCACCTTGACAGACCTACTGCAAGCCAAACAACCGACAGCCATGCTCCAAAACACAGAAACACTCAAATCAGCCACCATAGAAGAACTACCACAGATCAAACAGCAACTATACTCAACACTTACCACCATGCTCCAACAACAAGTGCCGATCCTGACAACACTTGAAGTCATGAACACCCTATACGACCAGCTTATCAGCCGTTGTATCGAGCTTTCCGTAAAAGAAATGCCAACCGCACCACCAACAAAATTCTGTTTCTACCTCATGGGAAGCGGAGCCAGAAAAGAACAATTCCTTCTCACCGACCAGGATCATTTCCTCGTCTACGAGAACCAGTCAGACCTAGACAATCAACCAAACAGCACCACATATAGCGGCCATATCGCCACCCGATACTTCGCCGATTTATCACAAAAAATCGTCGAAAACCTAGAACTTGCAGGCTACAAAAGATGCACAGGAGATATGATGGCATCCAACCAAATTTGGCGCGGCACACTTGAGGAATGGGAGTCCCGCCTCCATGAATGGACACTAAAGTCCACCAACGACCGCCTGCTCCTAGCCCAGAACTTTTTCTCCTATCGCCATATAGCGGGAGACGATACACTGCACCAGCAATTCCAACAAACAGTAACTGATTCACTTGATCGAGCTAAAATATTTTTATACAGACTTTCCCAGCTAGAACGGGAAAATCCAATACCAACCTTAGAACAACCAATCCGCTCCATGTTCCGCCGCAACAAAAAACAACTCGACTTAAAAAAAGAAGTCCTGTTCCCATACCATCATAGCCTGCAAATACTCGCACTCATGCACGGCATCACCTATGGGACACCAATCGAAAAGATAGATCAACTCCATGAAAAAAAGATCCTCTCGGAAAACTTCCAAAAGGATCTTAAAGCATCAATCAGTACCATACTCAACTATTACGTCCGAAATCGGCATCAACAGCATCAAAATGGAGAGGAGCTTACATCAACCTTAATGCTGACAACCCTCACCACCCGTGAAAAAGAAGAACTCATGCTCAGCATCCGGCTCATCAAGGAGCTCCAAAGCCACATGCTTTCCTACTATTAA
- a CDS encoding sodium:solute symporter family protein — MDNQFLVSLTLILITFGLYIGIAIYNKARQTSDFYVAGRGVPPVFNGMAIGADWMSAASFIGMAGTIMLLGYDGLAYIMGWTGGYLLLTFLLAPQLRKYGRYTVPEFIGDRFDSHTARVIAAICTIIISFTYSIGQLSGSGVVIGRLLEVDARIGTMIGVVLIAFYAAFGGMKGITWTQVAQYIILIIAYLIPVIFMSLQLTNNPLPWLSYGQIVQTMGELDRELGVSEYFAPFTNGTKWQFMALMFTLMAGTAGLPHVIVRFYTVSTMKAARWSGAWALLFIGLLYLSAPAYAAFSRFILMRRVAGQPIDQLPAWTESWVNTGKLQVADTNGDGILQWNELIIANDIVVMATPEIANLGVFIIGLVAAGAMAAALSTAGGLMISISSSFAHDIYYRVMRPNATDKNRLMVGRVTIVTATVLAGLVALNPPGAITQIVAWAFALASGTFFPALLLGVWWKRANAQGVIAGMLVGLGVTLSYIFAAKYGGFTVLGIIDTGAGVFGAAAAIITIIVVSLRTKAPSQKIQDEVVDLRYPEQMSYKNGDVWIDK; from the coding sequence TTGGATAACCAGTTTCTCGTCTCACTCACACTGATCCTGATCACATTCGGGCTCTATATCGGAATCGCCATCTACAACAAAGCGCGCCAAACCTCCGACTTCTACGTAGCAGGCCGCGGCGTACCACCAGTATTCAACGGAATGGCCATCGGCGCAGACTGGATGAGTGCAGCGTCATTCATCGGGATGGCCGGAACCATCATGCTACTCGGCTATGACGGACTAGCATACATAATGGGTTGGACAGGCGGTTACCTGCTCCTGACCTTCCTCTTAGCACCACAATTAAGAAAATACGGCCGCTACACCGTACCAGAATTCATCGGCGACCGTTTTGACAGCCACACCGCACGCGTCATCGCGGCAATCTGTACCATCATCATCAGTTTCACCTACTCCATCGGCCAGCTTTCCGGCTCCGGAGTGGTAATCGGCCGCTTACTGGAAGTGGATGCAAGAATCGGAACCATGATCGGGGTAGTCCTGATCGCATTCTATGCCGCATTCGGTGGGATGAAAGGGATCACCTGGACCCAGGTGGCACAATACATCATCCTGATCATCGCCTACCTGATCCCGGTAATTTTCATGTCCCTGCAACTAACAAACAACCCATTACCATGGCTTTCCTACGGCCAAATCGTCCAAACAATGGGTGAACTCGACCGAGAACTCGGTGTATCAGAATATTTCGCACCGTTCACCAACGGCACCAAATGGCAGTTCATGGCCCTCATGTTCACACTCATGGCCGGAACAGCAGGTCTGCCGCACGTTATCGTTCGTTTCTACACCGTATCCACCATGAAAGCAGCTCGCTGGTCAGGCGCATGGGCCCTACTTTTCATCGGCCTTCTTTACCTATCCGCACCGGCATATGCAGCATTCTCCCGTTTCATACTGATGAGACGTGTAGCTGGGCAACCTATCGACCAGCTACCAGCCTGGACAGAATCCTGGGTGAACACAGGCAAATTGCAAGTCGCTGATACTAACGGAGACGGCATCCTTCAATGGAACGAGCTTATCATCGCAAACGATATCGTCGTAATGGCCACACCGGAAATCGCCAACCTTGGCGTCTTCATCATTGGACTCGTAGCGGCAGGCGCTATGGCAGCCGCACTTTCCACAGCAGGTGGACTGATGATCTCCATCTCGTCCTCATTCGCACATGACATCTACTATCGTGTCATGAGACCGAATGCAACCGACAAAAACCGCCTAATGGTCGGCCGTGTCACCATTGTCACAGCGACCGTGCTTGCGGGTCTTGTAGCGCTTAACCCACCAGGAGCAATCACGCAGATCGTCGCATGGGCCTTCGCGCTCGCATCCGGAACCTTCTTCCCAGCTCTGCTCCTTGGAGTATGGTGGAAACGTGCCAATGCACAAGGGGTCATCGCCGGAATGCTAGTGGGACTTGGCGTCACCCTATCCTACATCTTTGCGGCAAAATACGGCGGGTTCACCGTCCTTGGCATCATCGACACAGGAGCAGGTGTCTTCGGAGCGGCAGCGGCCATCATCACAATCATAGTCGTATCCTTAAGAACAAAAGCACCATCACAAAAAATCCAAGACGAAGTAGTCGACCTTCGTTATCCGGAACAAATGTCCTACAAAAATGGGGACGTCTGGATCGACAAATAA